A single region of the Streptomyces sp. NBC_00425 genome encodes:
- a CDS encoding ATP-binding protein codes for MSQTVFSTPFIGREAELARLLGVLERARDGEARAVLLAGDAGVGKTRVLGEVAVRAAESGLTVLTGHCVDLGDVGLPYLPFTEILGALAADERFAAVLCAHPLVDRLLGAGSGAAPGDGDPARAAGGEGRLRLFEGMAALLADLSQVAPLLLVLEDLHWADQSSRDLLRFLLSRGFLQRPAGDGRGHRMAVLASYRADDLHRRHPLRPLLAELVRLPAVDRLELRPLADAEVTRLVRALEERPLPDATVRGIVARAEGNAFYAEELSAAACGEAGGMPSGLADLLLIRVEQLPDAAQQVLRTAAVAGRRVEHALLRDAMGLPDDELESALREAVGRRLLAAGDDGTYAFRHALAREAVYADLLPGERARLHGAFARLLDGRGRRAETAAERAHHYRESHDLLEALTASLEAADHAQRVGAPAEELRHLESVLDLWESVPTEALPAGEGGDRVTLTLRASAAAAHAGEAHRAVSLTRAALAGVGQDTDSELAARVRYTLAGTLMNVDSLTAAFAYSSEALAMIPAEPPSPTWVWAAATHVLAARQVGDFGTALRVARQALGVAERLDLTDARADLLVSLANLEGDGRRSPEGRARLKEARELARRGGNASVEMRALFTLAIGAYEAGEPQECLPWLAEGLDRARRAGLLSSPYPLEMRYLQLLVLYTLGRWDECLRTAAADLAVLPASGGFAVGPALYVDLARGERTAVERARGLLEGGFDWMATLVAGIVLTDAAASDGDPEAVVARLRSSVESLTDDAGTRPDVTVRLTALALPAVADAAAEARHAGDEATARRWAAVAAELLEPARAVALRGGTGVPQGPEGRAWLARAEAECAWAATGPDTALWERAVAAFGQGDVYELARCRLRYAQALLTDGRREEAAVEAGAARETAVRLGAGPLRERADALIRRGRLADGPAGARDRPASLTAREQEVLRLLGLGRSNRQIGEELFISGKTASVHVSNILAKLGAASRTEAVAIAYRERLLEPEAGVSG; via the coding sequence GTGTCGCAGACCGTGTTCAGCACTCCGTTCATCGGCCGGGAAGCGGAACTCGCCCGGCTCCTCGGCGTGCTGGAGCGCGCCCGCGACGGCGAGGCGCGCGCCGTGCTGCTCGCCGGGGACGCGGGCGTCGGCAAGACGCGCGTGCTCGGCGAGGTCGCCGTGCGGGCCGCGGAATCCGGCCTGACCGTGCTGACCGGCCACTGCGTCGACCTCGGCGACGTGGGGCTGCCCTATCTGCCGTTCACCGAGATCCTGGGCGCGCTGGCGGCCGACGAGCGGTTCGCCGCCGTCCTCTGCGCGCATCCGCTGGTCGACCGGCTGCTGGGCGCGGGCTCCGGCGCGGCTCCGGGCGACGGGGACCCCGCCCGCGCGGCCGGCGGAGAGGGCCGGCTGCGGCTGTTCGAGGGGATGGCGGCACTGCTCGCCGACCTGTCGCAGGTCGCTCCGCTGCTGCTCGTCCTGGAGGACCTGCACTGGGCCGACCAGTCGTCCCGGGACCTGCTGCGCTTCCTGCTCAGCCGCGGGTTCCTGCAACGCCCGGCGGGCGACGGGCGGGGCCACCGGATGGCGGTGCTGGCCTCCTACCGTGCGGACGACCTGCACCGCAGGCACCCGCTGCGCCCGCTGCTGGCGGAGCTGGTACGGCTGCCGGCCGTGGACCGGCTGGAATTGCGGCCGCTGGCGGACGCGGAGGTGACCCGCCTGGTGCGGGCCCTGGAGGAGCGCCCGCTGCCGGACGCCACGGTGCGCGGGATCGTGGCACGGGCGGAGGGCAACGCCTTCTACGCGGAAGAGCTGTCCGCCGCCGCGTGCGGGGAGGCCGGCGGGATGCCGAGCGGGCTGGCCGATCTCCTGCTCATCCGCGTCGAGCAACTCCCCGACGCCGCGCAGCAGGTGCTGCGGACGGCCGCCGTCGCCGGCCGTCGGGTGGAGCACGCCCTGCTGCGGGACGCGATGGGCCTGCCGGACGACGAGCTGGAGTCGGCGCTGCGCGAGGCCGTCGGCCGCCGGCTGCTGGCCGCGGGCGACGACGGCACGTACGCCTTCCGGCACGCGCTCGCACGCGAGGCGGTGTACGCCGACCTGCTGCCGGGCGAACGGGCCCGGCTGCACGGCGCGTTCGCCCGGCTGCTGGACGGCCGGGGCCGGCGGGCCGAGACGGCGGCCGAGCGGGCGCACCATTACCGCGAGAGCCACGACCTGCTCGAGGCCCTCACCGCCTCGCTGGAGGCCGCCGACCACGCCCAGCGCGTCGGGGCGCCCGCCGAGGAGCTGCGGCATCTGGAATCCGTCCTCGACCTGTGGGAGTCCGTGCCCACCGAAGCCCTGCCGGCGGGTGAGGGCGGCGACCGGGTCACGCTGACGCTGCGCGCCTCGGCGGCCGCCGCGCACGCCGGGGAGGCGCACCGCGCGGTCTCCCTGACCCGGGCCGCGCTGGCGGGCGTCGGCCAGGACACCGACTCCGAACTGGCGGCCCGGGTGCGGTACACGCTCGCGGGCACCCTGATGAACGTGGACAGCCTGACGGCGGCCTTCGCCTACAGCAGCGAGGCGCTGGCGATGATCCCCGCCGAACCGCCGTCGCCCACGTGGGTGTGGGCGGCCGCCACGCATGTTCTGGCCGCGCGTCAGGTCGGCGACTTCGGCACCGCCCTCAGGGTCGCCCGGCAGGCCCTCGGGGTCGCCGAGCGGCTGGACCTGACGGACGCCCGGGCCGATCTGCTGGTCTCGCTGGCCAACCTGGAGGGCGACGGCCGCCGCTCCCCCGAGGGCCGGGCCCGCCTCAAGGAGGCGCGAGAGCTCGCCCGGCGGGGCGGCAACGCCTCCGTGGAGATGCGCGCCCTGTTCACCCTGGCCATCGGCGCCTACGAGGCCGGGGAGCCGCAGGAGTGCCTGCCCTGGCTGGCCGAGGGCCTGGACCGGGCCCGCCGCGCGGGGCTGCTGTCCTCTCCGTACCCGCTGGAGATGCGCTATCTGCAGCTGCTGGTGCTCTACACCCTGGGCCGCTGGGACGAGTGTCTGCGCACGGCGGCCGCCGATCTCGCGGTGCTGCCCGCCTCGGGCGGCTTCGCGGTCGGTCCCGCGTTGTACGTGGATCTCGCGCGCGGCGAACGCACCGCCGTCGAACGGGCCCGGGGCCTGCTCGAGGGGGGCTTCGACTGGATGGCGACGCTCGTCGCGGGCATCGTGCTGACGGACGCGGCGGCGTCGGACGGCGACCCGGAGGCGGTGGTGGCGCGGCTGCGGTCCTCGGTGGAGTCCCTCACGGACGATGCGGGGACGCGCCCCGACGTCACCGTGCGGCTCACCGCGCTCGCCCTCCCGGCCGTCGCGGACGCGGCCGCCGAGGCACGGCACGCCGGTGACGAGGCGACGGCTCGGCGCTGGGCGGCCGTGGCCGCCGAACTCCTGGAGCCCGCGCGGGCGGTGGCCCTGCGCGGCGGGACCGGCGTGCCGCAGGGGCCGGAGGGGCGCGCCTGGCTGGCCCGCGCCGAGGCCGAATGCGCCTGGGCCGCCACGGGGCCGGACACGGCGCTCTGGGAGCGGGCGGTGGCGGCGTTCGGCCAGGGCGACGTGTACGAGCTCGCGCGGTGCCGGCTCCGGTACGCGCAGGCCCTGCTCACGGACGGCCGTCGTGAGGAGGCCGCCGTCGAGGCGGGCGCGGCCCGGGAGACGGCCGTCAGGCTGGGCGCCGGCCCGCTGCGGGAGCGGGCGGACGCCCTGATCCGGCGCGGCCGGCTCGCCGACGGACCGGCGGGCGCCCGGGACCGTCCGGCGTCGCTGACGGCCCGGGAGCAGGAGGTGCTGCGGCTGCTCGGGCTCGGCCGCAGCAACCGGCAGATCGGCGAGGAGCTGTTCATCAGCGGCAAGACGGCGAGCGTGCACGTCTCCAACATCCTCGCCAAGCTCGGCGCGGCGAGCCGCACGGAGGCCGTGGCGATCGCCTACCGCGAGCGGCTGCTGGAACCGGAGGCCGGGGTGTCGGGCTGA
- a CDS encoding UBP-type zinc finger domain-containing protein, which translates to MTDVDGIDPSVPPSGDGCVDCDAAGGWWFHLRRCASCGHVGCCDSSPAQHATAHYKTTGHPLVRSFEPGEEWFWDYSSDELYESGPELAPPVSHPADQPTPGPAGRVPQDWARSLHR; encoded by the coding sequence ATGACCGACGTGGACGGCATCGACCCGAGCGTCCCGCCCAGCGGGGACGGCTGCGTCGACTGCGACGCCGCGGGCGGCTGGTGGTTCCACCTGCGGCGCTGCGCGAGCTGCGGGCACGTCGGCTGCTGCGACTCCTCCCCCGCCCAGCACGCCACCGCCCACTACAAGACCACCGGGCATCCCCTGGTCCGAAGCTTCGAGCCGGGCGAGGAGTGGTTCTGGGACTACTCGTCCGACGAGCTCTACGAGTCGGGGCCGGAACTGGCCCCGCCGGTCAGCCACCCCGCGGACCAGCCGACGCCGGGGCCGGCCGGGCGGGTGCCGCAGGACTGGGCGCGCTCACTGCACCGCTGA
- a CDS encoding ATP-binding protein encodes MPCSPAEISSLFLFEKLSPDQLGRLCGEGRVEKFEPGPVYTEGDPATCFYVMLEGSVVMYRRVGGDDIEVSRTSQRGVYAGAMQAYLGDRVPQVYQNSMRVTEPTRFFVLPAESFSAVMQEWFPMAAHLLEGLFFGSKNTQRAIGQRERLLALGSLSAGLTHELNNPAAAAVRATATLRERVAKMRHKLAVIASGGYEPAALTRLIEIQERTAELVAKAPTLSPLEASDREDALTDWLDDHGLPEGWRIAPTFVQAGLDVDWLEQVAAAVDEDILPSAIGWLSYTVETELLMDEIDDSTNRISHLVDAAKQYSQLDRAPYRVVDVHELLDSTLLMLGGKIGRRIQVVKDYDRSLPKIPAYPAELNQVWTNLVDNAVFAVDSAGGDGTLTVRTAREGDRLLVEFRDTGPGIPPDIRGRIFDPFFTTKPVGEGTGLGLDISWRIVVNKHHGSLHVESAPGDTRFQVLLPLTATDPGADGDQDLDNPETLEEPV; translated from the coding sequence ATGCCGTGCAGCCCGGCCGAGATCAGTTCGCTGTTCCTGTTCGAGAAGCTCTCCCCCGACCAGCTGGGGCGGCTGTGCGGCGAGGGGCGGGTGGAGAAGTTCGAGCCCGGCCCGGTCTACACCGAGGGCGATCCGGCGACCTGCTTCTACGTGATGCTCGAGGGCTCGGTCGTGATGTACCGCCGGGTCGGCGGGGACGACATCGAGGTCAGCCGCACCTCCCAGCGCGGGGTGTACGCCGGGGCCATGCAGGCCTACCTCGGCGACCGGGTGCCGCAGGTCTACCAGAACTCCATGCGGGTGACGGAGCCGACGCGGTTCTTCGTGCTGCCCGCCGAGTCCTTCTCGGCGGTCATGCAGGAGTGGTTCCCGATGGCGGCCCACCTGCTGGAGGGGCTGTTCTTCGGTTCGAAGAACACCCAGCGGGCCATCGGTCAGCGCGAACGGCTGCTGGCGCTGGGCTCGCTGTCGGCCGGTCTCACGCACGAGCTGAACAACCCGGCTGCGGCTGCCGTGCGGGCCACCGCCACGCTGCGCGAACGGGTGGCGAAGATGCGGCACAAGCTGGCCGTGATCGCCTCCGGCGGCTACGAGCCGGCGGCGCTGACCCGGCTGATCGAGATCCAGGAGCGCACGGCCGAACTGGTCGCCAAGGCACCGACGTTGAGTCCGCTGGAGGCCTCCGACCGGGAGGACGCGCTCACCGACTGGCTCGACGACCACGGCCTCCCCGAGGGCTGGCGCATCGCGCCGACCTTCGTGCAGGCCGGCCTCGACGTGGACTGGCTGGAGCAGGTGGCCGCCGCGGTCGACGAGGACATCCTGCCGAGCGCGATCGGGTGGCTCAGCTACACCGTCGAGACCGAGCTGTTGATGGACGAGATCGACGACTCGACCAACCGCATCTCCCATCTCGTCGACGCCGCCAAGCAGTACTCCCAGCTCGACCGTGCTCCCTACCGGGTCGTCGACGTGCACGAACTCCTCGACAGCACCCTGCTGATGCTCGGGGGCAAGATCGGCCGGCGCATCCAGGTCGTCAAGGACTACGACCGCAGCCTGCCGAAGATCCCCGCCTACCCGGCCGAGCTCAACCAGGTGTGGACGAACCTCGTCGACAACGCCGTGTTCGCCGTCGACAGCGCCGGAGGCGACGGCACGCTGACGGTGCGGACCGCGCGGGAGGGCGACCGGCTGCTGGTGGAGTTCCGCGACACCGGCCCCGGCATCCCGCCGGACATCCGGGGCCGGATCTTCGACCCGTTCTTCACCACCAAGCCGGTGGGCGAGGGCACCGGTCTGGGCCTGGACATCTCGTGGCGGATCGTCGTCAACAAGCACCACGGCAGCCTGCACGTCGAGTCCGCGCCGGGCGACACCCGCTTCCAGGTCCTGCTGCCGCTGACCGCCACCGATCCCGGCGCCGACGGCGACCAGGACCTCGACAACCCCGAGACTCTTGAGGAGCCCGTATGA
- a CDS encoding FAD-dependent oxidoreductase, with translation MAQAADSARTVILTVDDDPGVSRAVARDLRRRYGASYRIVRAESGESALEALRELKLRGDLVAVILADYRMPQMNGIEFLEQALDVYPGARRVLLTAYADTSAAIDAINVVDLDHYLLKPWDPPEEKLYPVLDDLLDAWRASDYRPVPATKVVGHRWSARSSQVREFLARNQVPYRWYSADEPEGQRLLAAAGVDERRLPLVVTAEGTPLVEPDVPELAAQVGLATTPTAEFYDLVVIGGGPAGLGAAVYGASEGLRTVLVERSATGGQAGQSSRIENYLGFPDGVSGGQLTERARRQAAKFGAEILTAREVTGLEVNGSARVVRFSDGSAVAAHSVILATGVSYRQLAAPGCDDLTGCGVFYGSALTEAASCQGHDVYIVGGANSAGQAAMYLSRGAKSVTLLVRGESLAASMSHYLIQQIEEAPNISVRAGTVVESAHGEGHLEQLTLRDVATGQSELVDAQWLFVFIGAAPLTGWLDGAVLRDERGFILAGPDLTPDGRPPADWELDRPPYHLETNIPGVFVAGDARAESAKRVASAVGEGAMAVMLVHRYLEQS, from the coding sequence ATGGCACAGGCCGCCGATTCGGCGCGGACCGTCATCCTGACCGTGGACGACGACCCGGGGGTATCCCGTGCCGTCGCCCGTGACCTGAGGCGCCGCTACGGCGCCTCGTACCGGATCGTGCGCGCCGAGTCCGGGGAGTCCGCGCTGGAGGCGCTGCGCGAGCTGAAGCTGCGCGGCGACCTGGTGGCGGTGATCCTGGCCGACTACCGGATGCCGCAGATGAACGGCATCGAGTTCCTCGAACAGGCGCTGGACGTGTATCCGGGCGCCCGGCGGGTGCTGCTGACCGCCTACGCGGACACGAGCGCGGCGATCGACGCGATCAACGTCGTCGACCTCGACCACTACCTGCTGAAGCCGTGGGACCCGCCGGAGGAGAAGCTCTACCCCGTCCTGGACGATCTGCTGGACGCCTGGCGCGCCAGCGACTACCGGCCCGTGCCCGCCACGAAGGTCGTCGGGCACCGCTGGTCGGCACGGTCCTCGCAGGTGCGGGAGTTCCTGGCCCGCAACCAGGTGCCCTACCGCTGGTACTCCGCCGACGAGCCCGAGGGGCAGCGGCTGCTGGCCGCGGCCGGCGTGGACGAGCGGCGGCTGCCGCTGGTGGTCACCGCGGAGGGCACGCCCCTGGTCGAGCCGGACGTGCCCGAGCTGGCCGCCCAGGTGGGCCTGGCGACCACGCCGACGGCCGAGTTCTACGACCTCGTGGTGATCGGCGGCGGGCCGGCCGGACTCGGCGCGGCCGTGTACGGGGCCTCCGAGGGGCTGCGCACGGTGCTCGTGGAGCGGTCGGCGACCGGCGGACAGGCCGGGCAGAGCTCCCGCATCGAGAACTACCTGGGCTTCCCGGACGGGGTCTCCGGAGGACAGCTCACCGAGCGGGCGCGCCGTCAGGCCGCCAAGTTCGGCGCGGAGATCCTCACCGCCCGCGAGGTGACCGGGCTCGAGGTCAACGGGTCCGCCCGGGTGGTGCGCTTCTCGGACGGCTCCGCGGTGGCCGCGCACAGCGTGATCCTCGCGACGGGCGTGTCCTACCGGCAGCTGGCCGCCCCGGGCTGCGACGACCTGACCGGCTGCGGGGTGTTCTACGGGTCGGCGCTCACCGAGGCGGCCTCCTGTCAGGGGCACGACGTGTACATCGTGGGCGGCGCCAACTCGGCCGGGCAGGCGGCGATGTACCTGTCGCGGGGCGCCAAGTCCGTGACGCTGCTGGTGCGCGGGGAGTCCCTGGCGGCGTCGATGTCGCACTACCTGATCCAGCAGATCGAGGAGGCGCCCAACATCTCGGTGCGCGCCGGGACGGTCGTCGAGAGCGCGCACGGGGAGGGGCACCTGGAGCAGCTGACGCTGCGGGACGTGGCCACCGGGCAGAGCGAACTCGTCGACGCGCAGTGGCTGTTCGTGTTCATCGGCGCGGCCCCGCTGACGGGCTGGCTGGACGGCGCGGTGCTGCGCGACGAGCGCGGGTTCATCCTCGCCGGACCCGACCTCACACCGGACGGGCGGCCGCCGGCGGACTGGGAGCTGGACCGGCCGCCGTACCACCTGGAGACCAACATCCCCGGCGTGTTCGTGGCGGGCGACGCGCGCGCCGAGTCCGCGAAACGCGTCGCGTCCGCCGTCGGAGAGGGAGCCATGGCCGTGATGCTCGTCCACCGTTACCTGGAGCAGTCGTGA
- a CDS encoding VOC family protein — MALEWEQVIVDAADPVALGRWWAAALGWVVVDESSDEYEIRPEPDRLPGLLFGRTPDAKTVKNRLHLDFRPDDRDAEVARLVSLGARHVDIGQGEQPWVVLADPEGNEFCVLGARRTP; from the coding sequence ATGGCTTTGGAGTGGGAGCAAGTGATCGTCGACGCGGCCGACCCGGTGGCGCTCGGGCGCTGGTGGGCGGCGGCCCTCGGATGGGTCGTGGTCGACGAGTCGTCCGACGAGTACGAGATCCGACCGGAGCCCGACCGGCTGCCGGGCCTGCTGTTCGGCCGGACGCCGGATGCGAAGACGGTCAAGAACCGGCTCCACCTGGACTTCCGGCCGGACGACCGGGACGCCGAGGTCGCCCGTCTGGTCTCGCTGGGCGCCCGGCACGTGGACATCGGCCAGGGCGAGCAGCCGTGGGTGGTGCTGGCCGACCCGGAGGGCAACGAGTTCTGCGTGCTGGGAGCGCGGCGGACGCCTTGA
- a CDS encoding universal stress protein, with product MTGPITAGVDGTDESVAALAWAAREAVRRDLELRVVHAWRFQPNAAQDVADRDAQERWVRDAAERAVAEIAERHPGLAVVTDVREGGPVETLVAAAAEAELLVLGSRGHGPVVGFLLGSVGQQVIAEAPRPVVLVRAGDRALAEAGGQEIVVGQQGDPEDSAAALRFAFETAAARGAAVRAVRAWTLPPVFAYSPGSLRLADEAGGLEPYEKKALAAALEPWRERFPDVPVVEHVEMGSAGQVLLSVSGRAQLMVVGRRAHRTAVGARIGSVAHGVLHHADCPVAVVPQG from the coding sequence ATGACGGGCCCGATCACGGCAGGGGTCGACGGGACGGACGAGAGCGTGGCGGCGCTCGCCTGGGCGGCCCGCGAGGCCGTCCGGCGCGACCTGGAGCTGCGGGTGGTGCACGCCTGGCGGTTCCAGCCGAACGCGGCGCAGGACGTGGCCGACCGGGACGCGCAGGAACGCTGGGTGCGCGACGCGGCCGAGCGGGCCGTCGCGGAGATCGCCGAGCGGCACCCCGGACTGGCCGTCGTCACCGACGTGCGTGAGGGCGGCCCGGTCGAGACGCTGGTCGCCGCGGCGGCCGAGGCGGAGCTGCTGGTGCTCGGCTCCCGCGGGCACGGCCCGGTCGTCGGGTTCCTGCTGGGCTCGGTGGGCCAGCAGGTGATCGCCGAGGCGCCGCGCCCGGTGGTGCTGGTGCGGGCGGGCGACCGCGCCTTGGCCGAGGCCGGGGGGCAGGAGATCGTCGTCGGTCAGCAGGGCGACCCCGAGGACAGCGCCGCCGCGCTGCGTTTCGCGTTCGAGACGGCCGCGGCCCGGGGCGCGGCCGTGCGCGCCGTGCGTGCCTGGACGCTGCCGCCCGTGTTCGCCTACAGCCCCGGCTCGCTCCGGCTCGCCGACGAAGCCGGCGGTCTGGAGCCGTACGAGAAGAAGGCGCTGGCCGCGGCCCTGGAGCCGTGGCGGGAGCGCTTCCCTGACGTGCCCGTGGTGGAGCACGTGGAGATGGGCAGCGCCGGGCAGGTGCTGCTCTCGGTGTCCGGCCGGGCGCAGCTGATGGTGGTCGGCAGGCGCGCCCACCGCACGGCCGTGGGCGCCCGGATCGGCTCGGTGGCGCACGGCGTACTGCACCACGCGGACTGCCCGGTCGCCGTCGTGCCGCAGGGCTGA
- a CDS encoding DUF4032 domain-containing protein: protein MALQISATNPEHPALLLELPWHLPLEEWPEEVLVPLPRGISRHVVRYARAGDEVIAVKELAERPALREYELLRDLDRLGIPSVDPLAVVTGRTDPGGASLEPVLVTRHLGGSLPYRSMFETTMRPATMHRLMDALAVLLVRLHLAGFAWGDCSLSNTLFRRDAGAYAAYLVDAETGDLHPQLSPGQRDYDLDLARVNISGELLDLEASGALHPSVDPIEFGTEICGRYGALWDELTRTSVYPAGKYHYIERRIRRLNELGFDVAEMQIEHSSNGDSVAFVPKVVDAGHHQRQLLRLTGLDTEENQARRLLSDLESWMATQDDYAPGDPLAARPEVLAHRWVRDVFRPTVREVPLELRGSMDSAEIYHELLEHRWYLSERAQHDIGLDTVVADYIRNILPKARETLEPTLPE from the coding sequence ATGGCTTTGCAGATCAGCGCCACCAACCCGGAGCACCCGGCACTCCTGCTGGAGCTGCCCTGGCACCTGCCCCTGGAGGAGTGGCCGGAGGAGGTCCTCGTCCCGCTGCCGCGCGGCATCTCGCGCCACGTGGTGCGCTACGCCCGGGCCGGCGACGAGGTCATCGCCGTCAAGGAGCTCGCCGAACGGCCCGCGCTGCGCGAGTACGAGCTGCTGCGCGACCTGGACCGGCTCGGCATCCCCTCCGTCGACCCGCTGGCCGTGGTCACCGGCCGCACCGACCCGGGCGGCGCCTCCCTGGAACCGGTGCTGGTCACCCGCCATCTCGGCGGTTCGCTCCCGTACCGCTCGATGTTCGAGACGACGATGCGCCCGGCGACCATGCACCGGCTGATGGACGCCCTCGCCGTGCTGCTGGTGCGGCTCCACCTGGCCGGTTTCGCGTGGGGCGACTGCTCGCTGTCCAACACGCTGTTCCGGCGGGACGCGGGCGCCTACGCCGCCTACCTCGTGGACGCCGAGACCGGCGACCTGCACCCGCAGCTCAGCCCCGGCCAGCGCGACTACGACCTCGACCTCGCCCGCGTCAACATCAGCGGCGAGCTGCTCGACCTGGAGGCCTCGGGGGCGCTGCACCCGTCCGTGGACCCGATCGAGTTCGGCACCGAGATCTGCGGCCGCTACGGGGCGCTGTGGGACGAGCTGACCCGCACCTCGGTGTACCCGGCGGGCAAGTACCACTACATCGAGCGCCGCATCCGCCGGCTCAACGAGCTCGGCTTCGACGTCGCCGAGATGCAGATCGAGCACTCCTCCAACGGCGACTCGGTGGCCTTCGTGCCGAAGGTCGTGGACGCCGGCCACCACCAGCGCCAGCTGCTGCGCCTGACCGGCCTGGACACCGAGGAGAACCAGGCCCGGCGACTGCTCAGCGACCTCGAGAGCTGGATGGCCACCCAGGACGACTACGCCCCGGGCGACCCCCTCGCCGCCCGCCCGGAGGTGCTGGCGCACCGCTGGGTGCGGGACGTGTTCCGGCCCACCGTGCGCGAGGTCCCCCTCGAACTGCGCGGCTCCATGGACTCGGCGGAGATCTACCACGAGCTCCTGGAGCACCGCTGGTACCTCTCGGAGCGCGCGCAGCACGACATCGGGCTCGACACCGTGGTCGCCGACTACATCAGGAACATCCTGCCCAAGGCACGCGAGACCCTGGAACCGACGCTCCCGGAGTGA
- a CDS encoding MBL fold metallo-hydrolase, giving the protein MRADVRQVADGAYLVHGSHTNWVILSEGDAFTLIDTGYPGDREQVLDSLASVGGSPEALTAVLITHAHNDHLGSAEHLRSAYGVPVYLHEAEVPHARRDFLQQVSVGAILRNAWRPGVVPWLVHVVRSGGAEQHPVGAPEAFPVADGPLDLPGRPVPVHTPGHTDGHTVYHLPQAGIVVSGDALVSGHATSRVKGPQLLPDMFHHERARALASLDVIGGLAADRLLPGHGPLHQGSVRAAAELARERAV; this is encoded by the coding sequence ATGCGGGCAGACGTACGGCAAGTGGCGGACGGCGCCTACCTGGTGCACGGCTCGCACACCAACTGGGTGATCCTCTCCGAGGGGGACGCCTTCACCCTGATCGACACCGGCTACCCGGGCGACCGTGAGCAGGTCCTCGACTCCCTGGCGTCGGTGGGCGGTTCACCCGAGGCGCTCACCGCCGTGCTCATCACCCACGCCCACAACGACCACCTGGGCTCCGCCGAGCACCTGCGCTCGGCGTACGGCGTCCCGGTCTATCTGCACGAGGCCGAAGTCCCGCACGCCCGCCGGGATTTCCTCCAGCAGGTGAGCGTCGGGGCGATCCTGCGCAACGCCTGGCGGCCCGGCGTCGTGCCGTGGCTGGTGCACGTGGTGCGCTCCGGCGGGGCCGAACAGCACCCGGTCGGCGCGCCCGAGGCGTTCCCGGTCGCCGACGGCCCGCTCGACCTGCCCGGCCGGCCGGTGCCTGTGCACACCCCGGGTCACACCGACGGCCACACGGTGTACCACCTGCCGCAGGCGGGGATCGTCGTCTCCGGCGACGCGCTGGTCAGCGGCCACGCGACCTCACGGGTGAAGGGGCCGCAGCTCCTGCCGGACATGTTCCACCACGAGCGGGCTCGCGCGCTCGCGTCGCTGGACGTGATCGGCGGCCTTGCGGCCGACCGGCTGCTGCCCGGGCACGGCCCGCTGCACCAGGGGTCCGTACGGGCTGCGGCCGAGCTCGCCCGCGAACGCGCCGTCTAA